The Pochonia chlamydosporia 170 chromosome 3, whole genome shotgun sequence genome contains the following window.
GTCATAATGGCATAGACCAGTGATTGTGGTGTGATAGGGATTAAAGTTAGACATGCCGTGACACAGCGCACTCTTTTCCTTGGAGTCAATGTCTGTTGGTCAACATCGAGCGTCAAGTGTTTGAGGGAGCCCGGTTGAGCGGAGTTATACCCATTGAGTTGCCTTTGTGAGATGCTCTCTGTCGTAGGAGAGCTTCTGGTCTCGTCTATCCACCGCCAGAGTCCCTTATCTGCGACTAAAGTGAATTGAACTGCGTGATAAATGATATGAATGCGTGTGTGCATTAGACTACGATCGTCATGGCAGGTCAGCTCCGTAGTCTACTAACATGCAAGACAGCTGCGAAAAGTTGCGAGAGGACGCGAAGAACAAGGGTGGCTTTCCAAATTGCCCCTCGATGCCTGGATTTGCTCCGTGACTCAGCAAAAAGTGCACACATTTAATATTATTTTGTAGGACTGCAAGCATTAAAGCAGTGTTTCCATCATTGTTTACAGCATCAATTTCTGCGGTGAACCGACTACGAATGTGAACGGGCAATGCATGTGTGGTTTCGCCAAAAAGGAGCTGCAGCATGCTGTacccttcttcatcgctgTGCTGGAGAGAGGTTGCTGCAATGTGTAGGGCAGTGCAGCCTAGGCGATCACGTTCCCAGGCGTTGGCCCCTCGGAGCAGTAGGATCGCAATAATATCTCGCTTATTGTCTCTAAATCGAGATGGTGGCGATCTTAAGACAAAATGTAGAACTGTGTCTCCCATTTGGCCAGGAATGGCTGGATTGAGATCGATTGTATTGTTCAGCGACAATGCTTGGAGCATTTCGCAACCGAAAAGGCAGGCTTCATACACCACCCAGGCATCATCAATAGTGATAACTGCGCCGAGGCGGGCCAGAAGCCGAACTGCAATGACGTCGCCAGTCATTATGGCATAGACTATTGACTGAGGTTCGTTAGATGGCCTGGATTTGGACATACCGTGATTCATAATCCTGCGTGTTTCAACTTGTATCAGATACAGTCCGACCGTGTGGTAGAGTCGTTGTTTGAGAACTCAGCGACTCTTGGAGCACCAAAAGCTAAGGTTAATGAAACGCATCCAACGGAAAGAAGAAACGAAGAAATGACGCAAATGAAATATTATAGCGGAAGCGGGATCTCGAAATCGAAATTCTGAACTTTGGTGCCTGCTGCTAAGCGCTGTCTGCCACAGAGGTTGGCACACCAAATCATGGTTCAAATGCTATTAATACCATTGAGCCTTGACCTATTTTTAGCTTCGTCAAGGAAGGCCACAGAATTCGCGGCCAAAGGTCCTGCATTAAAGTTAAGCGCTTGCACGATCTTACTAGGTCACACAACCGGCGGAACAAGACGGTGTGTCACATATTTGGGACTGCTTCTAGGGCGAACCAAGTTGGCCGTTGGTTGTAGGTTGAACGGAATCGAGCCAGCCGATTACCGCGCTACGACATACTATTAGGGCGTTTACACATTGCCAACTACAGGCGGGACTCATCGATTGGCTAAAGCTGTCATTTTGACCATGAGTACTCGGTTTGTTAGTCCATGCCATGGTCTTTTTCTAtgacagtctttaatcggacgcacccaaatctctattcggacgcaccccccccacattcagccacagcagtctccgataatgtcccggtcaaatttgctgcaagtgatatctccagtatttccaccataccaacaactacttACAGTGCCTGAGTAGTATTTTGCTACCACCCCAGGGTGACTTCCTACCTTAATCCGTTGCAACTACAATgctatcaccaaccttttccttttccttccacttTTTCTGTCNNNNNNNNNNNNNNNNNNNNNNNNNNNNNNNNNNNNNNNNNNNNNNNNNNNNNNNNNNNNNNNNNNNNNNNNNNNNNNNNNNNNNNNNNNNNNNNNNNNNCGTGATGGGCgggaacaaccatctgccctgctgccgagaacatcctctcacattctgcagacattgattgtattgtgacaaagtcgagggccattcgggagagacgagggtattgcaggcgcttctcatgccaatacgctatcggatctcgcacagtcttgtcggtgctctcatggctcgattgccatcgttcgtattcgtcgccaatcgtgtcgtcgtccagtagaggctctgtctgtatggagtcgatacgggactgttcgcaatgctcttcgaaggcattgtagtattgcttctgtcgttttgcaacaggctcgtcatttgaggccaccacaatatggaaatctcgataggactcgtcccacacttcttgaactatcctttttgcagatctgatccagtcgggcttatgtacccaggcctgctcgaaccatccccatctgtatgccgggtggagtgcgagggcggtataatatatcggtgttgtgtcgagaatagtgtaatacttgtctaatttctcccaggccatatttatgctgatcctgaactgttcggggtcaggaaaatcttttgccatcgccttatatttttcgagcttgccaagcaggaattcaaacccattgatcacatcccaaacgttcccatatgaaccagtataacccctcttgcgtttcctgattaaaccgtcgccttctagagtcttgactgcatcttcatagtatccaaggatcgtcgcgaagtgttgaagtacagaccaatcgttggccgtaagttggttctcgtctctaaggattcgaggccggacagccgactttttcaactggccagttctttttgatgtattctcctcctcccattggattcggaacttcgcgactagcagttcgaagtaccttcgaagtctcaaggcgcggcggatcatatagagctgggaaagccagcgcgtatcgttatctagcactaccgagacggggctttttgaccgtattttcggatcgtccgatatggatatgtcgtactcttgaagttctttcaataggtatgtcagtctgtccgatcgatTAATATCtacgacgaaattatggagcttcccaaccggccctttctgtcgccaaagttcgtattcggcttcagacagcgcttctgcaccagaaagttgttcttcgaacgcgtctgtatccttcccgaacagtagtgccttcgcagacagattgactatatggccgaagcagcggcctcgccttcgagcgccattgaagccgagctttttgccaatagcctcaagtgctgtgtcgttgttctcggcattgtcaagggtaaaatacccaatattctcctcgatgccaaaagcctcgatggtataaaggacttctgttgcaatgttgttccccgaatgtctgcggacttcggggacccccagagcgaccttgtggggcttgctattctcgtccctgaagaagcacacgataccgtataacgagtgtcgattccgcgccctccatccgtcaaagctgacgtgtattaagccggggctctttcgcagggcttcaatgacgcgcgccttgtgctttttaaattcggagttgatgagcgcgcgaactgtggtatcagagatgttggcgttcgtgatctttgactgcagggttaaggtattcgaagatatcccggagtctctcatgttcaacaacactaaagggctgattcgtgtcgactatccactcgatcaggagacgttgaaagtgatttcgattaaatccgcgtatcatagagttggcaatcgcctgttctcgaggtcttaaagggtcgagcttccatatatccacaatcgatcttggcctcttgctccctggcttctcctcggctttcttttgcaagccggactttgtcttgttatctggtgcagatattccgtgatccttgtataagtgattcagcgcattctgaaggccaatagcaacgaaattcttaggtctggggtcgttcttctgaatacacggcttgcagacccatctgcgctcgtcgtcatgttgtatgtcgtatccatattcccaagcccatgagtagttgtctttgcttctttctgaccatacccaacccggaaaatgtccccaaagacgcgtatcgtacttatcaggagtgggcaatgtcgtcggcggcggggagaacggcgtcaatgagctctcggcagaagaagcaggcgtggaaggcactgggagttcgaagtcaattgggacatcatcgatagaaattggggacgattctaggaattccgaagcgctcatggtcatagtaaacataaagacataatgtgaaagtgtcacggactaactcgttgccgtgcacctgggttgatggcaatgctgataacgccaccaaatgagggtctcacaaccagcccctgagcattgactgcccagttaaccaccatagtagagagtccacccctcgagaacgtctgctctctcttttttgttagctgaatgagccgcgtgtccccttacggaacttactggggccgaccggcgaccccttacagaaaagaagcgatgatacttgttgtagatggccagaaataggtgttatgtgatgatcaagcaggtgctagctagcaggaagatatttcaataaactaggcatcagccatcgttccgctacacggcattcaaaacatggcaatacggttccaagatgggtaaaaagatgccgaagtcaatcaaccaaggatcaacagacgcacgacgcagtagcggaggctctaccttaaggcactttggttagaatacaaattacggatgtagaatagggggaggaagctgacttgtcgtctcgcccgcagccgaacctaccctgaagctaagttcgagatcaaatgtgcagccctttaaccatcaacagttacactgaaatcaactaaatccacgtacacgagaggcccaaatttagtttaattgattagtcaggattgtcctgatttagttgatttagttgagtgtaatacactaagttgatcaaccagtgtaagtcgtgtagttgattgggtctctgccCAAGTAAAGGCTCAATACCCTGGCAAATTCGGTTTCTTCGCGTCTCTACCCCTCCCGGACATCCAGGCGTCTTTGAAGGAAGTCGATTactgcttcaacaagctggaCCCGAAGCCGGATGGCGTCGTGTGGATGTCCAATTTCTACGGCATGTACTTTGGCGACCCAGACCTATTCCCAATCTACGAGGcgctcaacaagctcaacgtGACAATCTTTGAGCATCCCACGACGCCATGCACTGAGTACAACCATTTGAAATATGACATCACCGCGGAAGCTCCAACAATCACGCAGAAGGAATGGCAGTCCCTCAATAGACCGGTggcaaccagacaatttgCGGCGCCAACGCTCGACTTCCCTTTCGATACAGCTCGCACTTTCGCAGACCTATTCTACTCCCAAATACCAACCCGATTCTCACGCCTCAAATGGATCATCCCACatgctggcggcggcctcATCCCCACTTTAGATCGGATAGTTGGGTACAGTACTCTATATCCCCACCTCAACTTGACGCGATCATCCATGATAGCGACACTCGCGAAAAGCTTCTACTTCGACCTTGCCGcaggcttgtcagcaatattagcttatcaatcaatataTTGATAACTATCAATATTTTCAAAattatcaatatcaatgttgttcttatcaatcaatacttatcaatcaatatcaTGTGACACCGCGAACTCGCGTTTTTCGCGTCTTTCCTGGCGCGTCTGAAGTTCTGCCTTTAGTCTCCTATCGTGTTCCTCAATCACCATAATTACTTCAAGCTTTTGCTATGGCTTCTGGAAATTTCTCCAATCGGTCTATAAGAAGcccctcttcctccacgccctccacTCCACAGACACTTAACTCCTAATGcattctccttcctcaacagcCGTCCTCCCAAACCTGACCGTGCTCGAGAAGACATCATCttaaaacaaagaaaaagacgtGCTGAGGACGTCTGGGACCACTTTCGAAAGCCacaagaggacgaagacaagAGAGGAAAGGATGGACAGTCATTAATGTACTGCAAAATTTGCAATGGAAGGTGGTCTACTGCGATTACGACAAATGCACGTGGCCATCTTGcgaacaagcatcaaatatACATTGAGGTTGCAGagccaaagggcaagaaaccaCGCCAATTAGCCCTCGATATCTCGTTTCAAAATGCTACACAGAAGCTAGCGGAAAGGGACAGTTTCGAGTTGAGAGAGAAGCTCCGCAACGCTATTGACAGGGACGCTTTTTATGAAGCACAGATCCAGCTCATTACTCGCCGCCGGATGGCATTTAATTGTGTTGAATGGGCTGAATATCAAGCACTCCTCATGTCTATTAACCCAGAAGTCGAAAGCCTCCTTGTCGAATCACATTCAAGCATCCCAATCCATATTGAGCGCAGCTTCCGCAAGCATTATGGAACCGTCAAGAGCCGGCTCCAAAATGCTAGGTCTCAAATTCACTATAGTATCGATCTCTGGAAATCACCAAACCGCAAATCATTCCTCGGCATTTGCGCACAATTCGTTGATAATGAGTACGTTCTTCGAAAGGCGCTGTTGGCACTTCTACAGTGGCGCTTTTCACATAGTGGTgagacaatggcagcccaCATTCTTGATGCGATCAAAGCTTATGAGATTGCCGAAAATACTGGATATATTGTTGGGGATAATGCTTCAAGTAATGACACTTGTGTTGCGGCCATTGGAAGAGAGCTTATCAAACTGGGAATTGAATTtgatgggaagaagcgcCGTATTCGTTGTTGTGGtcacatcatcaatctctcTCTTGAAGCCTTTCTTTTTGCAAGCACTGTCGAAGCACTCGAAGCTGCTATcgaggctgcaaaggaagaggcagaccTCACCATT
Protein-coding sequences here:
- a CDS encoding amidohydrolase domain-containing protein, with translation MAIRFQDGVSRVVDWVSAQVKAQYPGKFGFFASLPLPDIQASLKEVDYCFNKLDPKPDGVVWMSNFYGMYFGDPDLFPIYEALNKLNVTIFEHPTTPCTEYNHLKYDITAEAPTITQKEWQSLNRPVATRQFAAPTLDFPFDTARTFADLFYSQIPTRFSRLKWIIPHAGGGLIPTLDRIVGYSTLYPHLNLTRSSMIATLAKSFYFDLAAGFRPPKPDRAREDIILKQRKRRAEDVWDHFRKPQEDEDKRGKDGQSLMYCKICNGRWSTAITTNARGHLANKHQIYIEVAEPKGKKPRQLALDISFQNATQKLAERDSFELREKLRNAIDRDAFYEAQIQLITRRRMAFNCVEWAEYQALLMSINPEVESLLVESHSSIPIHIERSFRKHYGTVKSRLQNARSQIHYSIDLWKSPNRKSFLGICAQFVDNEYVLRKALLALLQWRFSHSGETMAAHILDAIKAYEIAENTGYIVGDNASSNDTCVAAIGRELIKLGIEFDGKKRRIRCCGHIINLSLEAFLFASTVEALEAAIEAAKEEADLTIVEALQEQLREKQGKKGKKKRLGDEAGWQSISALSNLHTIAVFIRSSSILSDEWETLAGKTLGIDNVTRWNSWFNLIKTAVEKQAKLMIFCQNHHKELGPAVLSPQDWETLKITLEFLQPFSQATLIQESKWSSLDQALWTMDVLFKHYEQAKAKYAHNSHIVNSINMGCILTFIGIHLGVGQPSEQRGRSGQSTKICHFKTNANRGANDSHELSEFDKLAQELDVTEDDGEDEFEKFVTSSPHKITCSPLQWWCKEEQRLEYPRLHKMAIDILSIPPMSDEAERVFSGVRRTISWDRARLGAWIVEMTELLGNWNKNDLIRVLHVLTGEDDEVISLSETGGNEIDIVGGDNSSQ